From Halotia branconii CENA392, the proteins below share one genomic window:
- a CDS encoding thylakoid membrane photosystem I accumulation factor: protein MNTIKSDFLHKQITNWRKLVFKCLLLLAFLFITSTQPVFAGINDDVFDGNIFVVYAGNGSLVPPRETLSQALAAHKPVFLAFYVDDSSDCKKYAISISQVQEFYGRAAEIIPINVDTIPPKQTYNPTEPGYYYSGAVPQVVMFNQSGEVVLNKKGQIPYEEIDDKFREVFDLLPRTESVQLKRRAFNEFSSELAK, encoded by the coding sequence ATGAATACCATAAAGTCTGATTTTTTACATAAACAAATTACTAACTGGCGAAAGTTGGTGTTTAAGTGCCTATTACTGCTTGCTTTTTTGTTCATTACAAGTACCCAGCCGGTCTTTGCTGGTATTAATGATGATGTATTTGATGGCAATATTTTTGTAGTTTATGCTGGTAATGGTTCTCTCGTGCCTCCCAGAGAAACGCTATCACAAGCTTTAGCGGCACATAAACCCGTATTTTTGGCATTCTACGTGGATGATAGCAGCGATTGCAAAAAATATGCCATTTCCATTTCCCAGGTACAAGAATTTTACGGTCGCGCAGCAGAGATTATCCCTATCAATGTTGATACTATCCCCCCTAAACAGACATATAACCCTACAGAACCAGGATATTACTATTCTGGGGCTGTTCCTCAGGTTGTGATGTTTAATCAATCAGGTGAGGTAGTTTTAAACAAGAAGGGTCAAATACCTTATGAGGAGATTGACGATAAATTTCGGGAAGTATTCGACTTGTTACCCCGCACAGAATCAGTGCAGTTAAAGCGGCGTGCCTTTAACGAGTTCAGTAGTGAGTTAGCTAAATAA
- a CDS encoding iron ABC transporter permease: MSKFKGNTFLILTVGITLLFLLFFIHITQGQAKLSFNTVIKAIFSSNNSNADNIVRYLRLPRATITVIVGAALGMAGVLLQTVTRNPLASPATLGVNAGAYLAVTATVIFAPELFALSPVLVALTGGLLAAFLVYAIAAAGKITPIRLTLAGVAVSLTLAAISAALQLFYENETRDLFFWGAGSLIQTNWDSTIYAVPRILIGMAIALLMAKQLDALLLEDDLALTLGSRVQFNRLSSTVVAVFLASVAVSVVGSIGFVGLVAPHLVKLMGCRRHFLLLPLTAIWGAVMLLAADTVAMALTTNLSELPAGSITALIGAPFLIWLARSQQILNKSNGNESIKIQSKSAFYYPVVLSTAIFCLLLAFIAGLLFGNINFSFTQLIDTFKGGGNTFTQKVLFQLRLPRLLVGSLAGAALAVSGLLLQGTVRNPLAGPEIVGITSGAGFAALLVMIIIPNAPQEAVSIAAFIGAFAAFGIVYLAAWQRGIVPTRLALVGIAVSAFCAAGINLMIVAAKLRVVQALVWLSGSTYARQWDEVGRLIIFPLILLPIAWVIARKIDLMALGEDLPRTLGMRLQTARAICVTVAVALAGAAVSTVGTISFVGLIAPHAARLTIGYRHRQLVPLTAILGAILVVLADTLGRVVLAPKEIPSGLVTALIGTPYFLWLLLPNPFGAKNKE, from the coding sequence ATGTCCAAATTTAAAGGAAATACTTTCTTAATTTTAACTGTAGGAATAACTTTACTATTCCTATTATTTTTTATCCACATTACCCAAGGACAAGCAAAATTAAGTTTTAATACAGTAATTAAGGCAATTTTCTCATCTAATAATAGCAATGCCGATAACATTGTGCGTTATCTACGTTTACCCCGTGCCACTATTACTGTTATCGTGGGTGCGGCTTTGGGAATGGCGGGGGTATTATTACAAACCGTGACTCGTAACCCCTTGGCTTCTCCAGCGACTTTGGGGGTAAATGCGGGTGCTTATCTAGCAGTAACAGCCACAGTAATTTTTGCACCAGAATTATTTGCACTTTCACCTGTGTTGGTAGCGTTGACAGGTGGATTGCTGGCAGCTTTTTTAGTATATGCGATCGCTGCTGCCGGAAAGATAACGCCAATTCGCTTAACTCTTGCAGGTGTCGCAGTTTCTTTAACATTGGCAGCAATAAGTGCAGCTTTGCAACTATTTTACGAAAATGAAACCCGCGATTTATTTTTCTGGGGTGCTGGTTCTTTAATCCAAACAAATTGGGATAGTACGATTTATGCAGTCCCAAGGATATTAATTGGGATGGCGATCGCCCTTTTGATGGCAAAACAGCTAGATGCGCTTTTATTGGAAGATGATTTAGCGCTTACCCTTGGTTCGAGAGTGCAGTTTAATCGTCTGAGCAGTACTGTGGTGGCAGTGTTTTTAGCATCTGTAGCGGTGAGTGTGGTAGGTTCTATCGGTTTTGTCGGTTTAGTAGCTCCCCATTTAGTGAAATTAATGGGATGTCGCAGACACTTTTTATTACTACCATTAACAGCAATTTGGGGTGCAGTCATGCTGCTAGCTGCGGATACGGTAGCAATGGCACTGACAACTAATTTAAGTGAATTACCAGCTGGTAGTATTACCGCTTTGATTGGTGCGCCATTTTTAATTTGGTTAGCTCGTTCTCAGCAAATACTAAATAAAAGTAATGGAAACGAAAGCATCAAAATTCAATCAAAATCGGCTTTTTATTACCCAGTTGTATTGTCAACGGCAATTTTTTGCTTGTTACTCGCTTTCATTGCTGGTTTATTATTTGGCAATATTAACTTTAGTTTTACCCAATTAATTGATACATTTAAAGGTGGTGGAAATACCTTTACTCAAAAAGTTTTATTTCAACTTCGATTACCGCGTCTTTTAGTTGGTTCCCTAGCAGGAGCAGCATTAGCAGTAAGTGGTTTGTTATTACAGGGAACAGTAAGAAATCCCCTTGCGGGTCCTGAGATTGTCGGCATTACTTCCGGTGCTGGTTTTGCGGCATTGTTAGTAATGATTATCATCCCCAATGCCCCCCAAGAAGCGGTGTCAATAGCAGCTTTCATTGGTGCGTTTGCAGCTTTCGGCATTGTATATTTAGCTGCTTGGCAACGGGGAATAGTACCGACACGGCTGGCTTTAGTGGGTATTGCAGTTTCGGCGTTTTGTGCTGCGGGTATTAACTTAATGATCGTTGCCGCCAAGCTGCGAGTAGTCCAAGCCTTGGTTTGGCTATCTGGAAGCACCTACGCTCGTCAGTGGGATGAAGTCGGACGGCTAATTATATTTCCGTTAATTTTGTTACCCATAGCTTGGGTAATTGCCCGTAAAATCGATTTGATGGCATTAGGAGAAGACTTACCTCGTACCTTGGGAATGCGATTGCAAACAGCCCGCGCTATCTGCGTTACAGTAGCAGTTGCTTTAGCGGGTGCAGCAGTATCAACAGTGGGAACCATCAGCTTCGTCGGTTTGATAGCTCCTCATGCAGCAAGATTGACAATCGGCTATCGTCACCGCCAGTTAGTACCGCTAACAGCAATTTTAGGTGCTATTTTAGTCGTTTTAGCAGATACTTTAGGGCGGGTAGTTTTAGCACCAAAAGAAATACCCTCTGGATTAGTCACCGCCCTGATTGGTACACCTTATTTCTTATGGCTGCTATTACCTAACCCCTTCGGGGCAAAGAATAAAGAATAA
- a CDS encoding ABC transporter substrate-binding protein, whose product MSAFTVACKNNYHNSSVSSKDKSISAKTPSRIVALEWVYVEDLLALGIQPVGVADINGYQKFVDIQPQLAASVADIGTRAEPNLEAIAQLEPDLIIGVELRHQVIYDTLASIAPTLLFNPYPSADSSINQLSEMQQTFIKIADTVKREKQGKAVLEKIQTTFTQAEKKISDLKIANRKFLLGQFSDSAPQLRLFTDDAMVIQILQQIGLENAWSGKFDSFGFNTVWIEALPKVEAANFIYITTNNNSHWQQLQNNPVWKGLQFVKENRLYPIASDTWVFGGPLSAEILVNKVVTAFEEKMNYS is encoded by the coding sequence ATGTCTGCTTTCACAGTTGCTTGCAAAAATAACTATCATAATTCTTCTGTTTCCTCGAAAGATAAATCTATATCAGCAAAAACACCATCTCGCATTGTTGCTTTAGAATGGGTGTATGTAGAAGATTTGCTGGCTTTAGGGATTCAGCCCGTTGGGGTAGCAGATATTAATGGTTATCAAAAATTTGTCGATATACAGCCTCAATTAGCTGCATCTGTAGCGGATATAGGTACGCGAGCCGAACCAAATTTAGAAGCCATAGCTCAACTAGAACCCGATTTAATCATCGGTGTGGAATTGCGGCATCAAGTAATTTACGATACTCTCGCTTCTATAGCTCCAACTTTGTTATTTAACCCTTATCCGTCAGCAGATAGTAGTATAAATCAATTGTCAGAAATGCAGCAGACATTTATCAAAATTGCTGACACTGTGAAGCGTGAGAAGCAAGGAAAAGCAGTATTAGAAAAAATACAGACCACTTTCACACAAGCTGAAAAAAAAATAAGTGATTTAAAAATAGCAAATAGAAAATTTCTCTTAGGTCAATTTAGTGATAGTGCGCCACAGTTGCGGTTATTTACAGATGATGCAATGGTGATACAAATTCTCCAACAAATTGGTTTAGAGAATGCTTGGTCAGGTAAATTTGACTCATTTGGATTTAATACAGTTTGGATAGAGGCATTACCAAAAGTAGAAGCAGCAAACTTTATTTATATTACTACAAATAACAATAGTCATTGGCAGCAATTACAAAATAATCCGGTGTGGAAAGGTTTGCAGTTTGTCAAAGAAAATCGACTTTATCCAATTGCATCAGATACTTGGGTATTTGGTGGCCCTTTGTCCGCAGAAATTTTAGTAAATAAAGTAGTAACTGCTTTTGAGGAAAAGATGAATTACTCATAG
- a CDS encoding ABC transporter ATP-binding protein: MVAIDAHNLKIAYNRTIIVSDLSITLHGGEITALLGPNGSGKSTVLRTLARLLAPSQGVVYINGRNIAKMPTKQLAQQLAMLPQTSEIPPAITVKELIGYGRYPHQNLLGRLSAKDRAAIEWALTVTGLSSLASRAVDTLSGGERQRAWIAMAIAQQTRVLLLDEPTTFLDIRHQLDVLALVRQLNQEHGITVGWVLHDLNQAAAYSDNLIMISQGKVVASGSPKEVMTTSNIQQVFNVDMTVIPHPINGYPICLPCDYRLATQRKAG; this comes from the coding sequence TTGGTAGCAATTGATGCTCATAACCTGAAAATTGCTTATAACCGCACAATCATTGTTTCTGACCTCTCTATCACGCTGCATGGAGGTGAAATTACGGCTTTATTAGGGCCAAATGGTTCGGGAAAAAGTACGGTATTGCGGACTCTAGCTAGATTATTAGCACCAAGCCAGGGTGTAGTTTATATCAACGGTCGCAACATTGCTAAAATGCCTACAAAACAGTTAGCGCAACAGTTGGCAATGCTACCTCAAACCTCAGAGATTCCACCAGCAATCACCGTTAAAGAATTGATCGGTTACGGACGCTATCCTCATCAAAATTTACTGGGCAGACTTTCCGCAAAAGATAGGGCGGCGATAGAATGGGCGCTGACGGTTACGGGACTATCTAGCCTTGCATCAAGGGCTGTTGATACCCTTTCGGGAGGAGAGCGTCAACGAGCTTGGATTGCAATGGCGATCGCCCAACAAACCCGCGTATTATTGCTAGATGAACCAACAACTTTTCTGGATATCCGCCATCAATTAGATGTTTTAGCTTTAGTAAGGCAGTTAAATCAAGAACATGGAATTACTGTAGGCTGGGTACTCCACGATTTAAACCAAGCTGCGGCTTATAGCGATAACTTAATTATGATTTCCCAAGGCAAGGTAGTTGCTAGCGGAAGTCCCAAAGAAGTGATGACAACCAGTAATATTCAGCAAGTATTTAACGTAGACATGACCGTTATACCCCATCCCATTAACGGTTATCCAATTTGTTTACCTTGCGATTACAGACTAGCAACTCAGAGGAAAGCCGGATGA
- a CDS encoding IucA/IucC family protein, giving the protein MDSLSTLNQALQPETWQIVGKNLLAKMLSEFMYEEIIQPEIWEEKPDLTIYHLSLPGGIAYRFQAKKRLFDSYHVIPTSLQRYQGKEWLSAANPLQFVLDIHIAVGMTAETTAHLIKELSNTLLADTHIQFKQATQDIDLTQLDYPHLEGEMQGHPWITFNKGRIGFGYDDYLAYAPEQKQPVNLFWIAVKRDRAHFQAIKELDYQTLMQAELGEAILTKFISVLKSQNLDSENYYFLPVHGWQWKNIIIPLFACEIATKAIVPLGESDDKYLPQQSIRTFANITNPHKCYVKLPLSILNTLVYRGLPGERTVVAPQVTEWIKSIYDRDSFLKDECRFILPGEIASINYDHPYYSQFSGAPYQYKEMLGCLWRESVLSYTEFDERPITLAALLHVDGSGKPFISQLVECSGLSLEVWLSRLFNIILPPLLHYLYRYGVVFSPHGENTILVLKNCIPHRLAMKDFVDDVNISRHPLPELASLPEELKTVLLTEPPEGLCQFIFAGLFICHHRYLSHLLADYHNYPEQSFWLQVRETILNYQSRFPEMQGRFEIFNLFAPQFTKLCLNRNRLLTYGYADDGDRPHAAAYGKVNNALYKVGELSASNAKLSQYSDDYLTK; this is encoded by the coding sequence ATGGATTCTTTATCAACTTTAAATCAGGCATTACAACCAGAGACTTGGCAAATTGTAGGTAAGAATTTACTTGCAAAAATGCTTTCTGAATTTATGTATGAGGAAATTATTCAACCGGAAATTTGGGAAGAAAAGCCAGATTTGACAATTTACCATCTTTCTTTACCTGGAGGTATTGCTTATCGTTTCCAAGCTAAAAAACGTTTGTTTGATTCTTATCATGTCATTCCTACTTCTTTACAGCGTTATCAAGGTAAGGAATGGTTGAGTGCTGCAAATCCCTTACAATTTGTTTTGGATATTCATATTGCTGTAGGAATGACAGCGGAAACTACTGCTCACCTCATTAAAGAGTTAAGTAATACTTTACTGGCAGATACCCACATTCAGTTTAAACAAGCAACTCAAGATATTGACTTGACACAGTTAGATTATCCTCATTTAGAAGGAGAAATGCAAGGACATCCTTGGATTACTTTTAATAAAGGACGTATCGGTTTTGGTTATGATGATTACCTAGCTTATGCACCAGAACAAAAACAACCAGTAAATCTATTTTGGATTGCGGTGAAACGCGATCGCGCTCACTTTCAAGCTATCAAAGAATTAGATTACCAAACTTTGATGCAAGCAGAATTAGGAGAAGCAATCCTCACGAAATTTATATCTGTCTTAAAATCACAAAATCTCGATTCAGAAAATTATTATTTCTTACCAGTTCATGGATGGCAGTGGAAGAATATTATTATCCCCCTATTCGCTTGCGAAATCGCTACCAAAGCCATTGTTCCCCTCGGTGAAAGCGATGATAAATATCTACCCCAACAATCCATCCGTACCTTTGCAAATATCACTAATCCCCATAAATGCTACGTCAAATTGCCATTGAGTATTTTAAATACTTTAGTTTATCGCGGTCTACCCGGTGAAAGAACTGTAGTTGCTCCCCAAGTAACCGAATGGATTAAATCAATTTACGATCGCGACTCTTTCCTTAAAGATGAATGTCGCTTTATCCTTCCTGGAGAAATTGCCAGTATCAATTACGACCATCCCTACTATAGCCAATTTTCCGGCGCACCTTACCAATACAAGGAAATGTTAGGCTGTCTGTGGCGAGAAAGCGTATTATCTTATACTGAATTTGATGAACGCCCGATTACCTTAGCGGCTTTACTGCACGTTGATGGTAGTGGTAAACCCTTTATTTCTCAGTTGGTAGAATGTTCCGGGCTGAGTTTAGAAGTATGGCTATCTCGTTTGTTTAACATCATCTTGCCACCTCTACTTCACTATCTCTATCGCTATGGTGTGGTGTTCTCTCCCCACGGGGAAAACACTATTTTGGTACTTAAGAATTGTATTCCTCACCGCTTGGCGATGAAAGATTTTGTCGATGATGTAAATATCAGTCGTCATCCCTTACCGGAACTAGCATCTTTACCTGAAGAATTAAAAACAGTATTGCTTACAGAACCCCCAGAAGGCTTGTGTCAGTTTATCTTTGCTGGGTTATTTATCTGTCACCATCGCTATCTTTCTCACCTCTTAGCAGATTACCATAACTATCCAGAACAAAGTTTTTGGTTGCAAGTGCGAGAGACGATTTTAAATTATCAAAGTCGTTTTCCCGAAATGCAAGGCAGATTTGAAATATTTAACTTGTTTGCACCCCAATTTACTAAATTGTGCTTGAATCGCAACAGGTTGTTAACTTATGGCTACGCTGACGATGGCGATCGCCCTCATGCCGCTGCCTATGGCAAAGTTAATAATGCTTTATATAAAGTAGGTGAATTATCTGCATCTAATGCCAAACTTTCTCAATACTCTGATGACTACTTGACAAAATGA
- a CDS encoding MFS transporter, whose product MRHRQSMVSFALFLCVFLAVFNEVLLSPFYPQFFRKVFGVEDLAYTGYYIFICRLTVVLCAPIWGILSRNIEVKYLLYIGQAGTAIMTALMGTSNNASQFLVYTIILLLFKSSYLLVYPLIIQLAGEAKRATATGIYQAVFHGAIIAATVAGAGMVNFATPLRLFYLIAVADVVQLIICIYILQGVFTRKKDKQNIENAPIASNQLSFIVAIGMAILTFQLANNLVRPYFTEYVTTNFFNINLLASSLLFLIPSIMAIAALPYIRKACQPKALPSIYLGGICLLVTSLFFQGWTQNIFVLILARVIYGFCLAVTQAALELQLFNSSASNRLHFNYSLTTSFANFGHLAAPLMASALVNTYSLAVPFLVAGIIGSVNLIFVRLAVFRKSCFTFSKISHHP is encoded by the coding sequence ATGAGACATCGCCAAAGCATGGTATCTTTTGCACTATTTTTATGCGTATTCCTGGCGGTATTTAACGAGGTATTACTTTCACCCTTTTATCCTCAGTTTTTTCGCAAGGTATTTGGTGTTGAAGATTTAGCTTATACAGGATATTACATCTTTATCTGTCGCTTAACTGTAGTGCTGTGTGCGCCGATATGGGGTATTTTATCCCGCAATATCGAAGTTAAATATCTACTCTACATCGGTCAAGCCGGTACGGCAATAATGACTGCTTTGATGGGGACAAGCAACAATGCTTCCCAGTTCCTTGTTTATACCATCATTTTATTGCTGTTTAAAAGCAGTTACCTATTAGTTTATCCTTTGATTATCCAACTAGCAGGTGAAGCAAAGCGCGCGACAGCTACAGGAATTTACCAAGCCGTATTTCACGGTGCAATTATCGCTGCAACCGTTGCTGGTGCGGGAATGGTGAACTTTGCAACACCTTTAAGGTTGTTTTATCTAATTGCAGTTGCGGATGTTGTACAACTAATTATTTGCATCTATATTTTGCAAGGTGTTTTTACCCGAAAAAAAGATAAACAAAATATTGAAAATGCTCCCATAGCTAGCAATCAATTGAGTTTTATCGTTGCTATCGGGATGGCAATTCTCACTTTTCAATTAGCAAATAATTTAGTGCGTCCTTACTTTACAGAATACGTCACAACCAACTTCTTTAACATTAATCTGCTTGCCAGTAGCTTGCTGTTTTTGATACCCAGTATTATGGCGATCGCCGCTTTACCCTATATCCGCAAAGCTTGTCAACCCAAGGCTTTACCGTCTATTTACTTAGGAGGAATATGCTTGTTAGTTACTAGTTTATTTTTTCAAGGTTGGACACAAAATATTTTTGTTTTAATTTTGGCGCGGGTAATTTACGGATTTTGTCTTGCGGTGACACAAGCAGCTTTAGAATTGCAATTGTTTAATAGTAGTGCTTCTAATCGTCTGCATTTTAATTACAGCCTGACAACTTCCTTTGCGAATTTTGGACATCTCGCAGCACCCTTGATGGCTTCAGCATTAGTCAACACTTATAGTTTAGCTGTGCCATTTTTAGTGGCTGGGATAATTGGTAGCGTTAATTTAATCTTTGTCCGGTTAGCAGTTTTTCGCAAGTCTTGTTTTACTTTTTCTAAAATTAGTCATCATCCTTAG
- a CDS encoding lysine N(6)-hydroxylase/L-ornithine N(5)-oxygenase family protein, which yields MQDRVYDLIGVGIGPFNLGLAALLEPVTKIKSLFIEQKTKFQWHPGLLIEGSSIQVPFLADLVTMAEPSNKFSFLSYLKAKSRLYQFYFWEEFHIPRREYNHYCQWVAEQLSSCCFGQQVESINWQEESQLFAVKTQDIKNNTSLTYDCKNLVLGVGSVPQIPACFQNMKSESLFHSAEFLDRREILRQSKSVTVIGSGQSAAEIFYELLQEQENYQYEINWCTRSSGFLPMEYSKLGLEHFSPDYIHYFYSLSPQKRDDLIKKQDLLYKGISFSTINKIYDLLYERSVAENYPNIKLRSGVEVKEVETTNNRYRLTYRHSHQDERFSHETDCIILATGYRHAVPNCIANIRDLMQWDEKGRYNINFDYHLGLTKDIPNRIFVQNAELHTHGIGSPDLGLGCYRNSVIINTLAGETVYPVKRQNIFQQFGIAA from the coding sequence ATGCAAGATCGTGTTTATGATTTAATTGGTGTGGGGATTGGACCTTTTAATTTAGGTTTAGCAGCACTGTTAGAACCTGTAACTAAAATTAAGTCTTTGTTTATCGAACAAAAAACCAAGTTTCAATGGCATCCTGGTTTATTAATTGAGGGAAGTTCCATTCAAGTGCCATTTTTAGCAGATTTAGTGACGATGGCTGAACCTAGCAATAAGTTTAGCTTTCTTAGCTATTTAAAAGCTAAATCTCGTCTTTATCAATTTTACTTTTGGGAAGAATTTCATATTCCTCGACGGGAATACAATCATTACTGTCAATGGGTAGCAGAACAGTTATCAAGTTGTTGTTTTGGACAGCAAGTAGAAAGTATAAACTGGCAAGAAGAATCTCAGTTATTTGCCGTCAAAACTCAAGATATCAAAAATAATACTAGTTTAACCTATGACTGTAAAAATTTGGTTTTAGGAGTTGGTTCTGTTCCTCAAATACCTGCTTGTTTCCAAAATATGAAATCGGAGAGTCTTTTTCACTCAGCAGAATTTTTAGATAGACGAGAAATTCTCCGTCAATCAAAATCCGTTACAGTAATTGGTTCTGGACAAAGTGCGGCTGAAATTTTTTACGAACTCTTACAAGAACAGGAAAACTACCAATATGAAATTAATTGGTGTACTCGTTCTTCGGGCTTCTTGCCAATGGAATATTCTAAGCTAGGGTTAGAGCATTTTTCTCCTGACTATATCCATTATTTCTACAGTCTATCTCCCCAGAAGCGAGACGATTTAATCAAAAAGCAAGACTTACTTTATAAAGGTATTAGTTTTAGTACCATTAACAAAATATATGACTTGCTTTACGAGCGTTCCGTCGCTGAAAATTATCCCAATATCAAGTTAAGATCTGGAGTAGAGGTTAAAGAAGTCGAAACTACAAATAACCGCTATCGTCTTACCTATCGTCATTCCCATCAAGACGAACGATTTAGTCATGAAACTGACTGTATTATTCTCGCTACGGGATATCGTCATGCTGTACCAAACTGTATTGCAAATATCCGCGATTTGATGCAGTGGGATGAAAAAGGACGCTACAACATCAACTTTGATTATCACCTCGGTTTAACAAAAGATATTCCTAACCGGATTTTTGTTCAAAATGCAGAATTACATACTCACGGTATTGGTTCCCCAGATTTAGGATTGGGCTGTTATCGCAACTCTGTAATTATAAATACTTTGGCAGGAGAAACAGTTTATCCGGTAAAACGCCAGAATATCTTTCAGCAGTTTGGAATAGCAGCATGA
- a CDS encoding GNAT family N-acetyltransferase, whose amino-acid sequence MTSTTDNYVYQKLDVKLNKVIAFRPANLSADLDKIHKWMNQDYVITFWKLGFNKDKIQQYLQKALADKHQNLYIGFIDGVPMSYWESYWTIDDVISGYYSAENSDQGIHLLIGDRYFLGKGYALPLLRAMTFFQFQYSATQKIIAEPDIRNQKMIHVFEKCGFVFQREILLPDKNAALMFCERQHFMEKWK is encoded by the coding sequence ATGACATCAACTACTGATAATTACGTTTACCAAAAGCTGGATGTAAAACTTAATAAAGTTATTGCTTTTCGTCCGGCCAATTTATCGGCAGATCTAGATAAAATTCACAAATGGATGAATCAAGATTATGTAATTACTTTTTGGAAATTAGGATTTAATAAAGATAAAATTCAGCAGTATTTGCAAAAGGCTTTAGCGGATAAACATCAAAATCTTTACATTGGTTTTATAGATGGTGTTCCCATGAGTTATTGGGAGTCATACTGGACAATTGATGATGTTATATCCGGTTATTATTCAGCAGAAAACAGCGACCAAGGTATTCATTTGTTAATTGGCGATCGCTACTTTTTAGGTAAGGGTTATGCTTTACCTTTGTTACGTGCCATGACGTTTTTTCAGTTTCAATATTCTGCAACTCAAAAAATTATTGCAGAACCAGATATTCGCAATCAAAAAATGATTCATGTTTTTGAAAAATGTGGCTTTGTGTTTCAAAGAGAAATTTTATTACCGGATAAAAATGCGGCTTTGATGTTTTGCGAACGTCAACATTTTATGGAGAAATGGAAGTAA